A genome region from Rhizobium sp. NXC14 includes the following:
- a CDS encoding DUF1328 domain-containing protein yields the protein MLYYALVFLVVALIAGVLGFGGIAGASASIAQVLFFIFLVLFVVSLVMRFMRRV from the coding sequence ATGCTTTACTACGCTCTGGTGTTTCTCGTTGTGGCCTTGATTGCCGGTGTCCTCGGATTTGGCGGCATCGCAGGGGCTTCAGCTTCCATTGCCCAGGTTCTGTTCTTCATTTTCCTGGTGTTGTTCGTCGTCTCGCTTGTCATGCGCTTCATGCGCAGAGTATAG
- a CDS encoding HlyD family secretion protein, which produces MSISTLQALNNNAPVTETTAEAAPATLDAGNTPRIAEAVPVLEPPARKRRGRGLLLGATAIALLAAASYYGHSYWTVGRFEISTDDAYVKADNTTVAPKISGYIAEVLVGDNQVVRAGQPLARIDDRDFRAALDQAKADVAAAEATLNAKQASLDIQQSTIAAARATVEVDKANETFAEQNNKRYANLATSGYAPVQTAQQAASAIAAAQATIVRDNAALDAAVKQVDLLNAELAQAKATLAHDRAVQHQAELNLSYATITAPVDGTVGNRTLRVGQYVQAGTQLMSVVPTSAIYVIANYKETQLTDVRAGQPVDIEVDTFPGRIYRGHVDSLAPASGQEFALLPPDNATGNFTKVVQRIPVKIVLDGEAANGDLRPGMSVQPSIDTKADADRS; this is translated from the coding sequence ATGTCCATTAGTACGCTGCAGGCCCTGAACAACAACGCGCCTGTCACCGAAACCACGGCGGAAGCCGCACCGGCAACCCTTGATGCCGGCAACACGCCACGCATCGCCGAAGCTGTCCCAGTTTTGGAGCCTCCCGCCCGCAAGCGCCGTGGCCGCGGACTGTTGCTGGGCGCGACCGCCATCGCCCTGCTCGCCGCCGCCAGCTATTACGGCCATAGTTACTGGACCGTCGGCCGCTTCGAGATCTCCACCGACGACGCCTATGTGAAGGCCGACAATACGACCGTCGCGCCAAAGATTTCGGGCTACATTGCGGAAGTGCTCGTCGGCGACAACCAGGTGGTCAGGGCGGGTCAGCCGCTCGCACGCATCGATGATCGCGATTTCCGTGCCGCTCTCGATCAGGCCAAGGCCGATGTCGCCGCTGCCGAGGCGACGCTCAATGCCAAGCAGGCCTCGCTCGATATTCAGCAGTCGACGATTGCCGCAGCCCGCGCCACGGTCGAGGTCGACAAGGCGAACGAAACCTTCGCGGAACAGAACAACAAGCGTTACGCCAATCTCGCCACCAGCGGTTATGCGCCGGTTCAGACGGCGCAGCAGGCCGCTTCCGCCATCGCCGCCGCCCAGGCGACCATTGTACGCGATAATGCTGCGCTCGATGCCGCCGTTAAGCAGGTCGACCTTCTCAATGCCGAACTCGCCCAGGCGAAGGCGACGCTCGCCCATGACCGGGCCGTCCAGCATCAGGCTGAACTGAACCTCTCCTATGCAACGATTACCGCCCCTGTCGACGGCACCGTCGGCAACAGGACGCTGCGGGTCGGCCAGTATGTGCAGGCGGGCACCCAGCTGATGTCGGTTGTACCCACGAGCGCGATCTATGTGATCGCCAACTACAAGGAAACGCAGCTGACCGATGTTCGCGCCGGCCAGCCGGTGGATATCGAGGTCGATACTTTCCCAGGCCGCATCTATCGGGGCCATGTCGATAGCCTTGCTCCGGCAAGCGGCCAGGAATTCGCGCTTCTGCCCCCCGACAACGCGACCGGCAACTTCACCAAGGTCGTTCAGCGCATTCCGGTCAAGATCGTGCTGGACGGCGAAGCCGCCAATGGCGACCTGCGACCCGGCATGTCCGTTCAGCCGAGCATCGACACCAAGGCCGATGCCGACCGCAGTTAG
- a CDS encoding DUF992 domain-containing protein, producing MKKTLATAFAAVSLTFVGAGAANAADPVTRTYEEPDLRNGVKIGYLTCDIGGGTGYVLGSSKEADCVFQSIVGNELFDHYTGEIRKLGVDLGFTTRSRLIWAVFAPTAGYHRGSLAGLYVGASAEATVGAGVGANLLVGGTSGSIHLQTVSLTGQLGLNVAAGSASMTLIPAD from the coding sequence ATGAAAAAAACTCTTGCGACGGCGTTTGCCGCGGTATCGTTGACGTTTGTCGGCGCGGGGGCGGCCAATGCCGCCGACCCCGTCACCAGAACCTATGAAGAGCCGGACCTGCGCAATGGCGTGAAGATCGGTTATCTCACTTGCGATATCGGCGGCGGCACGGGATATGTGCTCGGTTCGTCCAAGGAAGCCGATTGTGTCTTTCAGTCAATTGTCGGCAATGAGCTTTTCGATCACTACACCGGCGAAATTCGAAAGCTTGGCGTCGATCTCGGCTTCACCACGCGCAGTCGTCTGATCTGGGCGGTGTTTGCGCCAACGGCTGGTTATCATCGCGGGTCGCTCGCCGGACTTTATGTCGGTGCCAGCGCAGAGGCGACGGTTGGTGCCGGCGTCGGCGCCAACCTCCTGGTCGGTGGCACCTCCGGTTCAATCCATCTGCAGACGGTTAGCCTGACCGGCCAGCTGGGCCTGAATGTTGCGGCCGGCAGCGCGTCGATGACACTGATCCCGGCGGATTGA
- a CDS encoding LysR family transcriptional regulator: MVHSSPVLPPLDTLETFARAARLGSFSAAAEESGITHGAVSRQVSRLERWMGVRLFAREARGVRLTPEGMRFFARAEEALSLLGNTGERWLPRPNKAVVRLSVTPSVASLWLFPRLAKLEGNELHVELTLEHRLADFGEGTDLAIRCGKGPWAGVRALPLWQEKSFPIASSAMAARLGQRSDGLSLLDLPILHDSNIEGWRRWLAREGVDYTPRGQDRRFEDYNLVVDACAQGLGIALARPPLSDAALAAGRVVAVSQRTLDSHVAFHLIRPDDALRSPAIEFASRFLREAGHDEAAINAFIAPGKPKA, translated from the coding sequence ATGGTTCACAGCTCGCCAGTGCTCCCCCCGCTCGATACGCTCGAGACCTTTGCCCGCGCCGCTCGGCTCGGATCGTTTTCGGCCGCGGCCGAGGAAAGCGGAATCACCCATGGCGCCGTATCGCGGCAGGTCTCGCGGCTCGAGCGCTGGATGGGTGTGCGGCTCTTCGCGCGTGAAGCTCGCGGTGTGCGCCTCACCCCGGAGGGAATGCGCTTCTTCGCCCGTGCCGAGGAAGCCCTTTCCCTGCTCGGTAACACCGGCGAGCGCTGGCTGCCACGGCCGAACAAGGCGGTGGTGCGCCTTTCAGTTACTCCGTCCGTCGCCTCTCTATGGTTGTTTCCGCGCCTGGCAAAGCTCGAAGGAAATGAGCTGCACGTCGAATTGACGCTCGAACACCGCCTTGCGGACTTCGGCGAAGGCACGGACCTTGCCATCCGCTGCGGCAAGGGACCATGGGCCGGCGTGCGCGCCCTGCCGCTCTGGCAGGAGAAATCTTTTCCGATCGCCTCATCGGCAATGGCAGCACGACTCGGGCAACGCTCGGATGGCCTTTCGCTGCTCGATCTGCCGATCCTTCACGACTCCAATATCGAAGGCTGGCGCCGCTGGCTAGCGCGTGAGGGTGTCGACTATACGCCGCGCGGCCAGGACCGACGCTTCGAGGATTACAATCTGGTGGTCGACGCCTGCGCGCAAGGGCTCGGCATTGCGCTTGCACGGCCGCCGCTATCGGATGCCGCGCTAGCCGCCGGGCGCGTCGTCGCAGTGTCACAGCGTACCCTCGATTCCCATGTCGCTTTTCACCTGATCCGGCCGGACGATGCATTGAGAAGTCCTGCCATCGAATTCGCGAGCCGCTTCCTACGCGAAGCCGGCCATGACGAGGCGGCGATCAACGCCTTTATCGCACCCGGCAAGCCGAAAGCGTAA
- a CDS encoding ABC-F family ATP-binding cassette domain-containing protein produces MIRIENISKQLSHRILFIEASAALNKGEKIGLVGPNGAGKTTIFRMINGEEQPDEGQVSCEKGVTIGYFNQDVGEMAGHSAVAEVMNGAGPVSVVAAELRELEAAMVDPERAGDMEEIIERYGEVQARYEELDGYALDGRAREVLAGLSFSQEMMDGDVGALSGGWKMRVALARILLMRPDVMLLDEPSNHLDLESLIWLEEFLKGYEGALLMTSHDREFMNRIVNKILEIDAGSLTSYSGDYEFYEQQRAQNEKQQQAQFERQQAMLAKEIKFIERFKARASHASQVQSRVKKLEKIDRVEPPKRRQSVAFEFQPAPRSGEDVISLKNVHKKYGSRSIYEGLDFMVRRRERWCIMGINGAGKSTLLKLVTGTTTPDEGSVALGASVKLGYFAQHAMDILDGERTIFQSLEDRFPQAGQGPLRALAGCFGFSGDDVEKRCRVLSGGEKARLVMAMMLFDPPNLLVLDEPTNHLDLDTKEMLIKALSQYEGTMLFVSHDRHFLAALSNRVLELTPEGIHQYGGGYTEYVARTGHEAPGLRS; encoded by the coding sequence ATGATTCGTATCGAGAATATCAGCAAGCAGCTCAGCCACCGGATCCTCTTTATCGAGGCGTCGGCCGCTCTCAACAAAGGCGAGAAGATCGGCCTCGTCGGCCCGAACGGCGCCGGCAAGACGACGATCTTCCGGATGATCAACGGCGAAGAGCAGCCGGACGAGGGCCAGGTCTCCTGCGAGAAGGGCGTGACCATCGGATATTTCAACCAGGACGTCGGCGAAATGGCGGGCCACAGTGCCGTCGCGGAGGTGATGAACGGCGCCGGGCCGGTCAGCGTCGTTGCCGCCGAACTGCGGGAGTTGGAGGCGGCCATGGTCGACCCCGAGAGAGCCGGCGACATGGAGGAGATCATCGAGCGCTACGGCGAGGTGCAGGCGCGTTACGAGGAGTTGGACGGTTATGCGCTCGACGGCCGAGCCCGCGAAGTGCTTGCGGGCCTGAGCTTCAGCCAGGAGATGATGGACGGCGATGTCGGTGCGCTGTCGGGCGGCTGGAAGATGCGTGTGGCGCTTGCGCGCATCCTGCTGATGCGCCCTGATGTCATGCTGCTCGACGAACCGAGCAACCATCTCGATCTCGAAAGCCTGATATGGCTCGAAGAGTTCCTGAAGGGCTATGAGGGTGCGCTGCTGATGACTTCGCACGACCGCGAGTTCATGAACCGCATCGTCAACAAGATCCTCGAGATCGATGCCGGCTCGCTGACCTCTTATTCCGGCGACTATGAATTTTACGAGCAGCAGCGGGCGCAGAACGAAAAGCAGCAGCAGGCCCAGTTCGAGCGCCAGCAGGCGATGCTCGCCAAGGAGATCAAGTTCATCGAGCGGTTCAAGGCGCGCGCTTCGCATGCTTCGCAGGTGCAGAGCCGGGTGAAGAAGCTGGAGAAGATCGACCGGGTGGAGCCGCCGAAGCGCCGCCAGTCGGTCGCGTTCGAATTCCAGCCAGCGCCGCGCTCCGGCGAGGACGTGATCAGCTTGAAGAACGTCCATAAGAAATATGGCAGCCGAAGCATCTATGAGGGGCTGGATTTCATGGTGCGGCGGCGGGAACGCTGGTGCATCATGGGCATCAACGGCGCCGGCAAATCGACATTGCTGAAGCTGGTGACGGGCACCACAACGCCCGACGAAGGCAGTGTCGCTCTCGGCGCCAGCGTGAAGTTGGGTTATTTCGCCCAGCATGCGATGGATATTCTCGATGGCGAGCGCACGATCTTCCAATCGCTGGAAGATCGGTTTCCCCAGGCCGGGCAGGGGCCTTTGCGGGCGCTCGCCGGATGTTTCGGCTTTTCCGGCGACGATGTCGAGAAAAGGTGCCGGGTGCTGTCTGGCGGCGAGAAGGCCCGATTGGTCATGGCGATGATGCTGTTCGACCCGCCGAACCTGCTCGTGCTCGACGAACCGACCAACCATCTCGACCTCGACACCAAGGAAATGCTGATCAAGGCGCTGTCGCAATATGAGGGCACCATGCTGTTCGTATCCCACGACCGGCATTTCCTGGCAGCGCTCTCTAACCGGGTGCTGGAGCTGACGCCGGAGGGCATCCACCAATATGGCGGCGGCTATACGGAATATGTAGCGCGTACCGGCCACGAGGCGCCCGGACTTCGGAGCTGA
- a CDS encoding aldose 1-epimerase family protein, with protein sequence MPASIRIGNQDLTVDVSSRGAEMQALKSSDGRSWLWTGDAAFWTGRSPILFPIVGKAPDDKIAIDGMIYPMAQHGFARRSEFSLAASAATMCRYELAASESTRAVYPFEFLLAVEHAVEGRALTVSAEVTNRDRKTMPFGLGFHSAFAWPLPGATGRAHIITLDNQGEPELVRLAGGLINPTPLPSPFDKGRLVLDHAMFEQDAMIFPVGAGEGLRYGAEGGPSLRFRFENLPNLALWTKPGAPFLCVEPWHGTAAQAGASSELSERPSTTLLAPGAVARFAFTVEIGQ encoded by the coding sequence ATGCCAGCCTCAATCCGGATCGGCAATCAGGACCTCACCGTCGATGTCTCCTCCCGCGGCGCCGAGATGCAGGCACTTAAATCAAGCGACGGACGCTCCTGGCTATGGACGGGCGACGCCGCCTTCTGGACCGGGCGTTCGCCGATCCTGTTTCCGATCGTCGGCAAGGCCCCGGACGACAAGATCGCAATCGATGGCATGATCTATCCGATGGCCCAGCATGGTTTTGCCCGCCGCAGCGAGTTTTCCCTCGCGGCATCCGCGGCAACGATGTGCCGGTACGAGCTTGCCGCCTCGGAGAGTACCAGGGCGGTCTATCCGTTCGAATTCCTGCTGGCCGTGGAGCATGCGGTAGAAGGCCGGGCGCTGACCGTCAGCGCCGAGGTGACCAACCGCGACCGGAAGACCATGCCCTTCGGGCTTGGATTCCACTCCGCCTTCGCCTGGCCGCTGCCCGGCGCTACCGGACGCGCCCACATCATCACGCTCGACAATCAGGGCGAGCCTGAACTCGTGCGGCTGGCGGGCGGCCTTATAAATCCAACGCCATTGCCCTCACCCTTCGACAAAGGCCGGCTGGTGCTGGATCATGCGATGTTCGAGCAGGATGCGATGATCTTCCCTGTAGGGGCGGGAGAAGGGCTGCGCTACGGTGCCGAAGGCGGGCCGAGCCTGCGGTTCCGCTTCGAAAACCTGCCCAACCTCGCTCTCTGGACCAAGCCGGGCGCGCCCTTCCTCTGCGTCGAGCCGTGGCACGGGACGGCTGCGCAGGCCGGAGCTTCGAGCGAACTCTCGGAACGGCCCTCGACGACGCTACTCGCACCGGGCGCTGTTGCGCGTTTCGCCTTCACGGTCGAGATCGGCCAGTAG
- a CDS encoding DeoR/GlpR family DNA-binding transcription regulator, with protein sequence MFLTDRQTEIVAIAKSSGRVLVEELASRFSVTPQTIRKDLNDLCDAQVLTRIHGGATFPSGTENVKYEARRQIAASEKQAIGMAAVELIPSGASLFINIGTTTEAVGEALANHHELMVITNNINVANRLRLFPAIEVVIAGGVVRGSDGGIVGEAAVDFIRQFKVDYAVIGASAIDIDGALLDYDFREVKVAQAIIANARHVILVADSTKFERTAPVRIGQLSQVHTFITDHCPVPSIRNLCLENNVKLIETSTRSR encoded by the coding sequence ATGTTCTTGACCGACCGACAAACTGAAATCGTGGCGATTGCGAAATCGAGCGGCAGGGTTCTGGTCGAGGAGCTCGCCTCCCGCTTTTCGGTGACGCCGCAAACGATCCGCAAGGATCTGAACGATCTCTGCGATGCCCAGGTGCTGACACGCATCCACGGCGGCGCCACGTTTCCGAGCGGAACGGAGAACGTCAAATACGAGGCGCGGCGGCAGATTGCCGCTTCCGAGAAGCAGGCAATCGGTATGGCGGCAGTCGAGCTGATCCCGAGCGGAGCCTCGCTCTTCATCAACATCGGAACGACGACGGAAGCGGTGGGCGAGGCGCTCGCCAATCATCACGAGCTGATGGTGATCACCAATAACATCAACGTTGCCAACAGGTTGCGTCTCTTTCCGGCAATCGAGGTGGTGATCGCCGGCGGCGTCGTACGCGGCTCGGACGGCGGTATCGTCGGCGAAGCGGCGGTCGATTTCATCCGCCAGTTCAAGGTCGATTATGCCGTCATCGGCGCATCGGCGATCGATATCGACGGGGCGCTTCTCGATTATGATTTTCGCGAAGTGAAGGTCGCCCAGGCGATTATCGCCAATGCCCGGCATGTCATCCTCGTTGCCGATTCGACCAAGTTCGAACGCACCGCGCCGGTCCGGATCGGCCAGCTTTCCCAGGTCCATACCTTCATCACCGACCACTGTCCGGTACCGTCGATTCGTAATCTCTGCCTCGAAAACAATGTGAAGCTGATCGAAACGAGCACCAGATCGCGTTAG
- a CDS encoding GNAT family N-acetyltransferase produces the protein MDIRVATPDEDEILVGHYLKIWDSYGTPPEHYRPDAVARILSFLRSGREERRLASFLAIVDDEIAGSVSCQLHQSPFPEVIRPEQRLHGYIWSVYVAEAFRRRGIALALTNKAVDYLKSIGCTTAVIHASDVGEPVYRNAGFELAKEMRLKFPME, from the coding sequence ATGGATATCCGAGTTGCTACGCCCGACGAGGATGAAATCCTCGTCGGGCACTATCTGAAAATCTGGGACAGCTATGGCACGCCGCCCGAACATTACAGGCCGGATGCGGTGGCGCGGATATTGTCGTTCTTGAGAAGCGGTCGCGAGGAGCGGCGCCTTGCTTCGTTCCTGGCCATTGTGGACGACGAAATCGCTGGTTCCGTATCTTGCCAGCTGCACCAATCGCCGTTTCCGGAAGTCATTCGGCCGGAACAGCGGTTGCACGGTTACATCTGGTCCGTCTATGTCGCCGAAGCCTTCCGTCGGCGCGGCATCGCTTTGGCGCTGACGAATAAGGCCGTCGATTATCTGAAATCCATCGGCTGCACGACTGCCGTCATTCATGCCTCGGATGTGGGGGAGCCGGTCTATCGGAATGCTGGCTTCGAACTGGCGAAGGAAATGCGGCTGAAGTTTCCTATGGAGTGA
- a CDS encoding DMT family transporter, whose translation MEVNMSMAASAPVSAKQQSGFDLIAFAAIVVTILFWASSFVVIRICLGPLTPIELATARYVAAGVLALFYLAIYRPMPEKRDFLRLSVAAVLFIAAYAVLLNTGEQTVAAGPASFIINTMPVFTALIATFVLSERFGRWGWVGTAVSFGGVALIALSSDGGFKLDPNAVLILGAALCSAIASVLQKPLLARLPALAVTAWILLIGSVPLFPAVPSTIRALAAAPAEVNWGVAYLVIFPTAIGYLTWAIALKRLTAARASNFLYGVPPVATLIGFVWLGETPTALGAAGGVMAILGVLVVNVMRKR comes from the coding sequence ATGGAGGTGAACATGAGCATGGCGGCAAGCGCACCAGTTTCGGCAAAACAGCAAAGCGGCTTCGATCTGATCGCCTTTGCTGCGATTGTCGTCACCATTCTCTTCTGGGCCTCTTCCTTCGTGGTGATCCGTATCTGTCTCGGACCGCTGACGCCGATCGAACTGGCAACGGCGCGTTATGTGGCGGCAGGCGTCCTCGCCCTTTTCTATCTCGCCATCTACCGGCCGATGCCGGAAAAGCGTGATTTCCTCCGCCTCTCGGTGGCTGCCGTCCTCTTCATCGCTGCCTATGCGGTTCTCCTGAACACCGGCGAGCAGACTGTGGCGGCGGGGCCGGCGAGCTTCATCATCAATACCATGCCCGTCTTCACAGCCCTGATTGCCACATTCGTGCTTAGCGAGCGCTTCGGCCGCTGGGGGTGGGTTGGCACCGCGGTTTCCTTCGGCGGCGTGGCGCTGATTGCGCTTTCCTCCGACGGCGGCTTCAAGCTCGATCCGAACGCCGTGCTGATCCTCGGCGCAGCGCTCTGCTCGGCGATCGCCAGCGTGCTGCAGAAGCCGCTGCTCGCCCGCCTGCCGGCGCTTGCCGTCACCGCCTGGATCCTGTTGATCGGCTCCGTGCCGCTGTTTCCGGCCGTCCCGTCAACGATCCGCGCGCTGGCCGCGGCGCCGGCAGAGGTCAATTGGGGCGTTGCCTATCTCGTCATCTTCCCGACTGCGATCGGCTATCTCACTTGGGCCATCGCATTGAAGCGGCTGACGGCCGCTCGCGCCTCGAATTTTCTCTACGGCGTCCCGCCGGTCGCAACGCTGATCGGGTTCGTCTGGCTGGGCGAGACGCCGACGGCGCTGGGTGCTGCCGGCGGCGTGATGGCGATCCTTGGTGTGCTCGTGGTCAATGTGATGCGGAAAAGATAG
- a CDS encoding TetR/AcrR family transcriptional regulator, translating into MVQNHEIEKRPRGRPQVRCDDDTRSVVIEAANRQFHENGYAAASIAAIAQGAGVSTKTLYRLFPTKADLFSEMIIERTGRFLMSLDPGTLAVLDLRQGLERMLTAYGMLTLSLDTITVTRLVISESDRFPEIATTFYEKAIVRTNALMEDWLRRQIDRGLIALDDPHAACGMLRGMMIMEPQRAAMLRQQQPPGIEEIAARAKMCTDLFLKGCAL; encoded by the coding sequence ATGGTCCAAAATCACGAAATCGAGAAGAGACCGCGAGGACGACCGCAAGTCCGCTGCGACGACGATACGAGAAGCGTGGTCATCGAGGCGGCTAACCGGCAGTTCCACGAGAATGGTTATGCCGCGGCAAGCATCGCCGCGATCGCGCAAGGGGCTGGTGTCTCGACCAAGACGCTCTACCGGCTGTTTCCGACCAAGGCGGATCTGTTTTCCGAGATGATCATCGAGCGGACGGGGCGCTTCCTCATGTCGCTCGATCCCGGAACGCTTGCGGTATTGGACCTCAGGCAAGGGTTGGAGCGCATGCTGACGGCCTATGGCATGCTGACGCTCTCGCTGGACACGATCACCGTGACTCGACTCGTCATCAGCGAGTCCGACCGTTTTCCCGAGATCGCCACGACCTTCTATGAGAAAGCGATCGTCAGGACCAACGCGCTGATGGAAGACTGGCTGCGCAGACAGATCGATCGCGGACTGATCGCACTCGACGATCCACATGCCGCCTGCGGGATGCTCCGTGGGATGATGATCATGGAGCCGCAGCGCGCCGCGATGCTGCGCCAGCAACAGCCGCCGGGGATCGAAGAGATCGCCGCGAGGGCGAAGATGTGCACGGATCTGTTCCTGAAGGGTTGCGCGCTCTGA
- a CDS encoding DUF6665 family protein has translation MSVRPPRSLRQSQEDRNGLNVLEYELMSERADSLGRHGLKVEAALAALKAWTGERQSAQEREKLLNDASDAVWAFFIQREICGMRNNRDAIQRYGIPNEVIARLGAIRK, from the coding sequence ATGAGCGTTCGGCCGCCGCGATCTTTGAGACAATCCCAGGAGGATAGGAACGGCCTCAACGTCCTCGAATACGAGCTGATGTCGGAGCGCGCCGATTCACTCGGGCGCCACGGGCTGAAGGTGGAGGCGGCCCTCGCCGCCCTGAAAGCCTGGACCGGCGAACGCCAAAGCGCGCAGGAACGCGAGAAGCTTCTCAATGACGCCTCCGATGCGGTCTGGGCATTCTTCATCCAGCGTGAAATCTGCGGAATGAGAAACAACCGCGACGCCATTCAGCGCTATGGAATTCCGAACGAAGTGATCGCAAGGTTGGGCGCGATACGCAAGTAA
- a CDS encoding DHA2 family efflux MFS transporter permease subunit, whose protein sequence is MSTIAATAAPISQPGAGTKEWIAVLAGMIGAFMAILNIQITNASLLDIEGGIGTGVDNGAWISTSYLIGEIVVIPLTAYFSNVFSFRRYILVNSILFPLFSMACAFAHDLGTMILLRGLQGFAGGVLIPMAFTMVLTKLPKTQQPLGLAIFALSVTFAPAIGPTIGGYLTENYGWQTIFFINTIPSLIMAAALAVTLEKQPMQLHLLREGDWAGIFTMAVGLSALQTVLEEGNKEDWFSSPFIVKLSLVAFVFLAAFIWIELTVKKPLVKLRLLTQRNFGIGVLVNVLVGVALFGTVYILPQYLGQVQRYNAEQIGNVLAWTGLPQLLLIPLVPVLMKRFDARYIGFLGISIFAISCFMNIMLSADNAGDQFWIPNIVRAVGQALVLTPITAITTAGIAPSDAAAASGLTNMLRNLGGAVGTASLGTILTKREQFHSNIIGQSITLSRDEVRDRLGKLSGYFIQHGVTDPAVASQKAVVAIGQIVKRQALILGFSDTFAVIGVVLAVAAFALLLTKKPQAGGGAGAH, encoded by the coding sequence ATGTCCACTATCGCAGCAACAGCCGCCCCCATATCGCAGCCGGGCGCCGGCACCAAGGAATGGATCGCCGTTCTCGCCGGCATGATCGGCGCCTTCATGGCGATCCTCAACATCCAGATCACCAATGCCTCCCTCCTCGACATCGAGGGCGGCATCGGAACGGGCGTCGACAACGGCGCCTGGATATCGACATCCTACCTGATCGGGGAGATCGTCGTCATTCCGCTGACGGCCTATTTCAGCAATGTCTTCTCGTTCCGCCGCTATATCCTCGTCAATTCCATTCTCTTCCCGCTGTTTTCAATGGCTTGTGCCTTCGCGCATGATCTCGGCACGATGATCCTGCTGCGCGGCCTGCAGGGCTTTGCCGGTGGCGTACTGATCCCCATGGCCTTCACCATGGTGCTAACCAAACTGCCGAAGACCCAGCAGCCGCTGGGGCTCGCGATCTTCGCGCTGTCGGTCACTTTCGCCCCGGCCATCGGCCCGACGATCGGCGGCTACCTGACGGAGAACTATGGCTGGCAGACGATCTTCTTCATCAACACGATCCCGAGCCTCATTATGGCGGCCGCTCTCGCCGTGACGCTGGAAAAGCAGCCGATGCAGCTTCACCTTCTGAGGGAAGGCGACTGGGCCGGCATCTTTACCATGGCGGTCGGCCTCTCGGCGCTGCAGACCGTGCTGGAGGAAGGCAACAAGGAAGACTGGTTCTCCTCGCCCTTCATCGTCAAGCTCAGCCTTGTCGCCTTCGTCTTTCTCGCCGCCTTCATCTGGATCGAGCTGACGGTCAAGAAGCCGCTGGTCAAGCTGCGGCTGCTCACTCAGCGCAATTTCGGCATCGGCGTGCTGGTCAACGTCCTGGTCGGCGTCGCGCTCTTTGGCACAGTCTATATCCTGCCGCAATATCTCGGCCAGGTGCAGCGTTATAATGCCGAGCAGATCGGCAACGTGCTCGCCTGGACCGGCCTGCCGCAGCTGTTGCTCATTCCGCTGGTGCCTGTTCTCATGAAGCGTTTCGACGCCCGCTATATCGGCTTCCTCGGTATCTCGATCTTCGCGATCAGCTGCTTCATGAACATCATGCTTTCGGCCGACAATGCCGGCGACCAGTTCTGGATCCCGAATATTGTCCGTGCCGTTGGCCAGGCCCTGGTGCTGACCCCGATCACAGCAATTACGACGGCCGGCATTGCTCCATCAGATGCCGCCGCCGCCTCTGGCCTGACCAACATGCTGCGCAATCTTGGCGGCGCGGTCGGCACCGCCTCTCTCGGCACCATCCTGACGAAGCGCGAACAGTTCCATTCCAATATCATCGGTCAGTCGATCACGCTGAGCCGTGACGAAGTTCGCGATCGCCTGGGCAAGCTTTCCGGCTACTTCATCCAGCATGGCGTCACCGATCCGGCTGTCGCATCGCAAAAGGCGGTCGTTGCGATTGGCCAGATCGTCAAGCGCCAGGCATTGATCTTGGGCTTCAGCGATACTTTCGCTGTCATCGGCGTGGTGCTTGCAGTGGCGGCATTTGCCCTGCTCCTCACCAAAAAGCCTCAGGCCGGCGGCGGTGCGGGCGCCCATTGA